A window of the Mesoplasma florum L1 genome harbors these coding sequences:
- a CDS encoding TIGR04561 family membrane protein, producing MKGIFDINNALVIFGKPIPFLFIFIFFASLLLISLLIYLTKFAVTKVKIDKSSNNLEIEKIKIDEEINSIVRETKLKERESK from the coding sequence ATGAAGGGGATATTTGACATAAATAATGCTTTAGTTATATTTGGGAAACCAATTCCATTTTTATTTATTTTTATTTTCTTTGCATCACTTCTTTTGATATCTTTGCTAATTTATCTAACAAAGTTTGCTGTTACAAAAGTAAAAATAGATAAAAGTAGTAATAATCTAGAAATTGAAAAAATTAAAATAGATGAAGAAATTAACTCAATAGTTAGAGAAACAAAACTTAAAGAAAGGGAAAGCAAATAA
- a CDS encoding short chain dehydrogenase, which translates to MKVLILGGHGTLGTAIVKELNKSKKEYEIITAGRKSGDIQVDMTSKESIEAMFQKIGNVDHIVNAAGSATMAPLENLTQEDIKFSLNSKLLGQVNMVLIGSKYLNEKGSITLIAGIIKEEFIKMGTMYALINGAVASFAKAAAFDIEKDIRINCVSPSVFNESMVEYEDYFKGVKPVPVEKAALAFVNVIESDINGEEIKVY; encoded by the coding sequence ATGAAAGTATTAATTTTAGGTGGTCATGGAACACTAGGAACTGCTATAGTTAAAGAATTGAATAAAAGCAAAAAAGAATATGAAATAATAACAGCTGGAAGAAAATCTGGAGATATTCAGGTAGATATGACTTCAAAAGAAAGTATTGAAGCAATGTTTCAAAAGATTGGGAATGTTGATCATATTGTGAATGCTGCAGGTTCAGCTACAATGGCTCCTTTAGAAAACTTAACTCAAGAAGATATAAAGTTTTCTTTAAATAGTAAATTATTAGGACAAGTTAATATGGTTTTAATAGGAAGTAAGTATTTAAATGAAAAAGGAAGCATAACTTTAATTGCAGGAATAATTAAAGAAGAGTTTATTAAAATGGGAACAATGTATGCCTTGATTAATGGAGCTGTAGCTTCTTTTGCTAAAGCAGCCGCTTTTGATATAGAAAAAGACATTAGAATAAATTGCGTTAGTCCTTCAGTTTTTAATGAATCAATGGTTGAATATGAAGATTATTTCAAAGGTGTAAAACCTGTCCCTGTTGAGAAAGCTGCATTAGCTTTTGTTAACGTTATTGAAAGTGATATTAACGGTGAAGAAATAAAAGTTTATTAA
- a CDS encoding MSC_0882 family membrane protein — protein sequence MNNEIMNGIQQPNPNEQNQIKNPNYVNSSDSVFGENKFRGITPEFSKKELEAVTVNKRIAKEIKMEKYKIAFLMFTSIICSIVSAFFIALNYIKLQDGENFLRIDPKLIPSAAIMITILILSSIVMVIALIDLRHIMIDVKGYKSDLLMGKERIPFFIIKSYKKIVKRHIYLNWTCFGIYLYGGLTTLILFLVNKSDKVSLDSEIMIFIVILSLTAIIQIFSLIFNYSRKGNIDSFYGYEIVGVAEQIALKKAANKFCMLIFFTILAIVLLVIFIPYFIMRKKSDKKLWWFL from the coding sequence ATGAATAATGAAATTATGAATGGGATTCAACAGCCTAATCCAAATGAACAAAATCAAATAAAAAATCCTAATTATGTAAATTCTAGTGATTCAGTATTTGGTGAAAATAAGTTTAGAGGTATTACACCTGAATTTTCAAAAAAAGAATTAGAAGCAGTAACAGTAAACAAAAGAATTGCAAAAGAAATTAAAATGGAAAAATATAAAATAGCATTCTTAATGTTTACTTCAATAATATGTTCGATTGTATCTGCATTTTTCATAGCATTAAATTACATTAAATTACAAGATGGAGAAAACTTCTTAAGAATTGATCCAAAATTAATTCCAAGTGCTGCTATCATGATTACTATTTTAATTTTAAGTTCTATTGTTATGGTAATTGCATTAATTGATTTAAGACATATTATGATTGATGTTAAAGGTTATAAATCTGACTTATTAATGGGAAAAGAAAGAATCCCATTCTTTATAATCAAAAGTTATAAAAAAATAGTAAAAAGACATATATATTTAAACTGAACTTGTTTTGGTATTTATTTATATGGAGGATTAACAACATTAATTTTATTCTTAGTTAATAAATCAGATAAAGTTAGTTTAGATTCAGAAATTATGATTTTTATTGTGATTTTATCATTAACTGCAATAATCCAAATTTTTTCTTTAATATTTAATTATTCGAGAAAGGGAAACATAGATTCATTTTATGGATATGAAATTGTTGGAGTTGCTGAACAAATAGCTTTAAAGAAAGCAGCTAATAAATTTTGTATGTTAATTTTTTTCACAATATTGGCTATTGTTTTATTAGTAATATTTATACCTTACTTTATTATGAGAAAAAAATCTGACAAAAAACTTTGATGATTTTTATAG
- the rpsU gene encoding 30S ribosomal protein S21, with protein MASIIVHEGESIEKALKRFQKVASSNKAEARKREYHLSKKEKRIYKQKQNRKYK; from the coding sequence ATGGCAAGTATTATCGTACACGAGGGAGAATCAATCGAAAAAGCTCTTAAACGATTTCAAAAAGTAGCATCATCAAACAAAGCTGAAGCTAGAAAACGTGAATATCACCTAAGTAAAAAAGAAAAAAGAATTTACAAACAAAAACAAAACCGTAAATACAAATAA
- the aspS gene encoding aspartate--tRNA ligase — translation MKRTHNCNQLNISNVNQEVTLKGWIKKIRKMGQITFIDLRDFYGITQIVVGENKQELINNLKPEYVISITGKVIERKSKNADIPTGEIEIEVKNIELINKSELTPFVIENDVEVSEETRMSYRYLDLRRQKIQNNMLLRAKVNSIIRKEFEADNFVEVETPYFGKSTPEGARDFLVPSRLNKNTFYALPQSPQLYKQLLMVSGFDKYYQIVRCFRDEDLRNDRQPEFTQLDMEMSFASATEVQDQIEKVIKKIFLEVKGIDFKEKLIKMPFREAIDLYGSDKPDIRFDLKINTLNEIFDKTQIKLFESFKENKLSIRGICVEELLSKKQLEILTETAKQKSFNNLAFAKFENGTWSGSIASSLSDGEKQALIKQFNIKDKATILLNVGKYEKISDMLGAVRNKVAEILNLADPNDYKLLWIIDFPLYEWSDEESRYVAAHNPFTMPNIKSIDDFETNKEDAIADSYDLVLNGFELGSGGVRITDSGIQQRMFEAVGLDDETIEKNFGWFINAYKYGAPNHAGFAFGIDRVIMLLTHSESIRDVIAFPKNSKGIDMMNDAPSYVEDNQLSELSIKTIK, via the coding sequence ATGAAAAGAACACATAATTGTAATCAATTAAACATTTCAAATGTAAATCAAGAAGTAACATTAAAGGGATGAATTAAAAAAATTCGTAAAATGGGACAAATTACATTTATTGATTTAAGGGATTTTTATGGTATTACACAAATTGTTGTTGGTGAAAACAAACAAGAATTAATTAATAATTTAAAACCTGAGTATGTAATTTCAATAACAGGTAAAGTTATTGAACGTAAATCAAAAAATGCAGATATACCTACTGGTGAAATTGAAATTGAAGTTAAAAATATTGAATTAATTAATAAAAGTGAATTAACTCCCTTTGTTATTGAAAATGATGTAGAAGTTTCAGAAGAAACAAGAATGTCATATAGATATTTAGACTTAAGACGTCAAAAGATACAAAATAATATGCTTTTAAGAGCAAAAGTTAACAGTATAATTCGTAAAGAATTTGAAGCTGATAATTTTGTTGAAGTTGAAACTCCATACTTTGGGAAATCAACTCCAGAAGGAGCAAGAGATTTCTTAGTTCCATCAAGATTAAATAAAAATACTTTTTATGCATTACCTCAATCTCCCCAATTGTATAAACAATTATTAATGGTTAGTGGATTTGATAAATATTATCAAATTGTTAGATGTTTTAGAGATGAAGATTTAAGAAATGATCGTCAACCTGAATTTACTCAATTAGATATGGAAATGTCATTTGCATCTGCTACAGAGGTTCAAGACCAAATTGAAAAGGTAATTAAGAAAATCTTTTTAGAAGTTAAAGGAATTGATTTTAAAGAAAAATTAATTAAAATGCCTTTTAGAGAAGCAATAGATTTATATGGTAGTGACAAACCAGATATTAGATTTGATTTAAAAATTAATACTTTAAATGAAATATTTGATAAAACTCAAATCAAATTATTTGAAAGTTTTAAAGAAAATAAATTATCAATTAGAGGAATTTGTGTTGAAGAATTATTGAGCAAAAAACAATTAGAAATTTTAACAGAAACTGCAAAACAAAAGAGTTTTAATAATTTAGCATTTGCTAAATTTGAAAATGGAACTTGAAGTGGTTCAATCGCTTCAAGTTTATCAGATGGTGAAAAACAAGCTTTAATTAAACAATTTAATATTAAAGATAAAGCAACTATTCTACTAAACGTTGGTAAATATGAGAAGATATCAGATATGCTTGGTGCAGTTAGAAATAAAGTTGCTGAAATTTTAAACTTAGCTGATCCTAATGATTATAAATTATTATGAATTATTGATTTCCCATTATATGAATGAAGTGATGAGGAATCTAGATATGTAGCTGCTCATAACCCTTTTACAATGCCAAACATTAAATCAATTGATGATTTTGAAACTAATAAAGAAGATGCAATAGCAGATTCATATGATTTAGTTTTAAATGGATTTGAACTTGGAAGTGGTGGAGTTCGTATTACAGACTCAGGAATTCAACAAAGAATGTTTGAAGCTGTAGGATTGGATGATGAAACTATTGAGAAAAACTTTGGTTGATTTATAAATGCATATAAATATGGAGCACCAAATCATGCTGGTTTTGCTTTTGGAATTGATAGAGTAATCATGTTACTTACTCATTCAGAATCAATTAGAGACGTTATAGCTTTCCCTAAAAATTCAAAAGGGATTGATATGATGAATGATGCACCTAGTTATGTTGAAGACAATCAATTAAGTGAATTAAGTATTAAAACAATAAAATAA